A region of Ferviditalea candida DNA encodes the following proteins:
- a CDS encoding right-handed parallel beta-helix repeat-containing protein, which yields MIKANLGDLDDIDLTTAPPSDQDVLTYDGNQSKWVPRLPQAAASNSDGYSYVIDLNRWGIANDGTASEATTKGINDAIAWAQSQGYNHVVLPGGTYLLKFDPTTLSCIVMKSGLHFEMAEGCLLQLETNSSPYYRMIDVTGVENAKVSGGTLIGDKRTHLYRISVGFVRGGVNPDGSLNNDPNFIRSNVIDRYEHPGLLRKFRLWSISGISATQYSFYQYKDTVSGSTLVGFRNNGGFAPASPTGRGWFGPIDAVNKMVFVIDITSLPLSDAQIAQIQAKVDSQDYTHEWGEGIEIKGSNQIDIDHVEISECTGDAVATGWLQYQLNPADYTQEQMGSRIFVHDCDLHHCRRQGITLGGSDDIYIFNNHIHHIGFAADGTTVDGTPPMFGIDIESMWSQTNIPTWRPELNQQGFELNTRIYIYHNSIHHNARGHFINADGINVVVEANTFEGGNVGGISSYRNNMYVKYLNNTFIGCELVVEGDNFVHGAVCNNGNIKLLDVEGAFISDCHITNGNFYGSSVYGYFGTPAVDVATGTFSYSLPHGMGNGAQITFEQWLGKVPSGINPDKLYYTVNITPTSFQVSETKGGTPAAITDAGQAGFNISRYDYGRCYIANITVEREWRNDNALTFNFSLLLTGGVLKNITVKNYEASIQAPKNYAGRPITVEGLTVIEGGANLDACNLSNGKFIRIKTGIMGGDINLTTSQNTRRIYAEDCLFQNVGVNFGNVVLHNSTFLNALIQKPTAQNSLVSVISNSYLENTKIYLHWLTVNKAMIIAKCVFDRVTTDINANTKLVDNLDLNSVT from the coding sequence ATGATAAAAGCAAACTTGGGAGATTTGGACGACATTGATTTGACGACAGCGCCTCCTTCCGACCAAGATGTGCTGACCTACGACGGCAATCAATCGAAGTGGGTTCCCCGGTTGCCCCAAGCGGCTGCCTCCAATAGCGACGGCTACTCTTATGTGATCGATTTAAACAGGTGGGGCATTGCTAATGACGGTACCGCTTCCGAGGCTACGACGAAGGGAATCAACGACGCTATCGCGTGGGCCCAATCGCAAGGCTATAATCACGTGGTATTGCCCGGCGGCACCTATCTATTAAAATTCGATCCGACGACGTTATCTTGCATTGTGATGAAAAGCGGGCTTCATTTTGAGATGGCCGAAGGATGCTTGCTGCAGCTGGAAACCAACTCCTCGCCTTATTATCGAATGATTGATGTGACCGGTGTCGAGAACGCCAAAGTCTCGGGGGGAACCCTGATCGGCGACAAACGGACGCATCTCTACCGAATCAGCGTCGGATTTGTCAGAGGCGGCGTTAACCCGGACGGTTCATTGAATAATGATCCGAATTTTATCCGGAGTAATGTGATAGACCGGTACGAGCATCCGGGATTGCTGAGGAAATTCAGGCTGTGGTCGATTAGCGGTATATCGGCAACGCAATATAGCTTCTATCAATATAAGGATACGGTGTCCGGCAGTACGCTGGTAGGTTTCAGAAATAACGGAGGTTTTGCTCCTGCAAGTCCGACGGGAAGAGGATGGTTTGGTCCGATTGACGCTGTCAACAAGATGGTTTTTGTTATTGACATCACTTCTTTGCCGTTAAGCGACGCCCAAATTGCCCAAATTCAGGCAAAAGTCGACAGCCAGGATTACACGCATGAATGGGGCGAAGGCATCGAAATCAAGGGTTCGAACCAGATCGATATCGATCATGTGGAGATCTCCGAATGCACCGGGGATGCGGTAGCGACCGGGTGGCTTCAATATCAATTGAATCCTGCGGATTACACGCAAGAACAGATGGGCTCGCGCATATTTGTCCACGACTGCGATCTTCATCATTGCAGGCGGCAGGGGATTACGCTCGGCGGTTCGGATGATATCTATATATTCAATAATCACATTCATCATATCGGTTTCGCCGCAGACGGCACAACCGTCGACGGCACCCCCCCGATGTTCGGGATCGATATCGAATCGATGTGGTCGCAGACGAATATTCCGACCTGGCGGCCCGAGCTTAATCAGCAGGGCTTTGAGCTTAATACAAGGATCTATATTTATCATAATTCTATTCATCATAATGCCCGGGGACACTTTATCAATGCTGACGGAATCAACGTGGTGGTTGAGGCCAATACATTCGAAGGCGGAAACGTCGGAGGCATCAGCTCCTATCGAAACAATATGTATGTGAAGTATCTGAACAACACTTTTATTGGATGCGAGCTGGTTGTTGAAGGGGATAATTTCGTTCATGGAGCCGTATGCAACAACGGTAACATTAAATTATTGGATGTTGAGGGGGCCTTTATTTCCGATTGTCATATCACGAACGGAAACTTTTACGGCTCCAGCGTTTACGGCTATTTCGGCACGCCTGCAGTGGATGTTGCGACAGGAACGTTTAGCTACAGCTTGCCGCACGGGATGGGCAATGGCGCGCAAATTACGTTCGAGCAATGGTTAGGCAAAGTACCTTCCGGCATCAATCCCGATAAGCTGTACTATACTGTGAATATCACGCCGACCAGCTTTCAGGTTTCCGAAACCAAGGGAGGGACGCCGGCTGCGATTACGGATGCGGGGCAAGCCGGCTTTAATATCAGCCGTTATGATTACGGCAGATGCTATATTGCCAATATCACCGTTGAACGAGAGTGGAGAAATGATAATGCACTGACGTTTAACTTTTCGCTCCTTCTAACGGGTGGAGTGCTAAAGAACATAACAGTCAAAAATTACGAAGCGAGCATTCAAGCCCCGAAAAATTATGCCGGACGACCGATCACAGTGGAAGGCCTTACGGTAATTGAAGGTGGAGCGAATTTGGACGCATGCAATTTAAGCAACGGGAAATTCATCAGAATCAAAACGGGAATCATGGGCGGGGATATCAATCTGACCACGTCTCAAAATACAAGGAGAATTTACGCTGAGGATTGCTTGTTCCAGAATGTCGGGGTGAACTTCGGGAATGTTGTCCTGCACAATAGTACATTCCTTAACGCGTTAATCCAGAAACCGACAGCGCAGAATTCATTGGTTTCCGTCATTTCGAATTCTTATTTGGAAAATACGAAAATTTATTTGCACTGGCTAACCGTAAATAAAGCGATGATCATTGCCAAATGTGTTTTCGATCGTGTGACAACCGATATCAACGCTAATACGAAGCTGGTCGATAATCTCGATTTGAATTCCGTCACATAA
- a CDS encoding lipopolysaccharide biosynthesis protein produces MRIKSSILNITAGLGNQIIITVLSFISRTVFISGLGMEYLGINGLFTNILAMLALAEAGIGSSIVYSLYKPVADNDHEKINMLMKLYKKAYMVIALIVFLLGLAVLPFIKYMVKDTSVDHLYLIYFIFLLNTVAPFLYVHKSSFLNVCQKNYIVTGVYSISSILSVGVKIGILYFTKNYILYLMIDSLLTITNSIILAVLVNRMYPFLKNKVTGKLDDETKGQIFKNVKAIVLQNVGGYLIFGTDNILISSFVSVVALGLYSNYKMLMDICRNFINQIFNNTYHSFGNLVAKESKYKVYSVYQASMLLNFWLYSSLSIFLLILIEPFITVWLGRDFLLGQSVLVILILSFYERGMRNTITTIKTTAGIFREDRYAPLIQAAVNLGVSILLVRYWGISGVFIGTLVSALAVPFWYTPYLVYKKVFNKPLYYYFAKYDYFVMLGIGAFFATQSICRFIVPEGNDLVALMLEGLVCLIVPNIIYLLLFYRTKEFKYLYGVFKQTVGSFVIKFRVNKRSRTSQESQ; encoded by the coding sequence ATGAGAATCAAAAGTTCAATATTGAACATTACTGCAGGATTGGGAAATCAGATCATTATTACAGTTCTCAGTTTTATTTCACGAACGGTTTTTATCAGCGGCTTGGGGATGGAGTATCTTGGGATCAACGGATTGTTTACGAATATATTGGCCATGCTGGCGCTTGCGGAAGCGGGCATCGGCTCAAGCATCGTATACAGTCTGTATAAACCGGTCGCGGACAACGATCACGAAAAAATCAATATGCTGATGAAGCTGTACAAAAAAGCCTATATGGTCATTGCGCTCATTGTCTTCCTGTTAGGCCTGGCCGTGCTGCCATTTATCAAATACATGGTCAAAGACACCAGCGTGGATCATCTGTATCTCATTTATTTTATCTTTTTGTTGAATACAGTAGCTCCTTTTTTATATGTACATAAAAGCTCATTTTTAAACGTCTGCCAGAAGAACTATATTGTAACCGGAGTATATTCTATCTCTTCAATCTTGTCCGTAGGCGTGAAAATCGGCATTCTTTATTTTACGAAAAATTATATTTTGTATTTGATGATCGATAGTCTGTTGACCATCACGAATTCGATTATCCTTGCCGTCCTTGTAAATCGAATGTATCCGTTTCTGAAAAATAAAGTGACCGGAAAATTGGATGATGAAACGAAAGGGCAAATTTTTAAAAACGTAAAGGCAATTGTACTGCAAAACGTTGGCGGATACTTGATTTTCGGCACAGACAACATATTGATTTCATCGTTTGTCAGCGTAGTGGCGTTGGGGCTGTATTCGAACTATAAGATGCTGATGGATATTTGCAGGAATTTCATTAATCAGATTTTCAATAATACATACCATAGTTTCGGCAACCTGGTGGCAAAAGAAAGCAAATATAAAGTATACAGCGTATATCAGGCGTCGATGCTGCTCAATTTTTGGCTGTATTCATCGCTATCCATTTTTTTATTGATACTGATCGAGCCTTTCATTACAGTATGGTTAGGCCGGGACTTCCTATTGGGCCAAAGCGTGCTGGTCATTTTAATTCTCAGCTTTTATGAAAGAGGCATGCGAAACACCATCACGACCATCAAAACCACGGCCGGCATTTTTCGTGAGGATCGGTACGCTCCGTTGATTCAGGCAGCCGTAAATCTCGGGGTTTCCATCCTCCTTGTTCGGTATTGGGGAATTTCCGGCGTGTTCATCGGCACTTTAGTCAGCGCGCTGGCCGTACCTTTTTGGTATACTCCTTATTTGGTTTATAAAAAAGTGTTTAACAAGCCGCTGTACTACTATTTCGCCAAGTACGATTATTTCGTCATGTTGGGGATCGGAGCTTTTTTTGCCACACAGTCCATCTGCCGTTTTATTGTCCCGGAAGGGAATGATTTGGTGGCATTAATGCTGGAGGGTTTGGTTTGTCTCATCGTCCCCAACATTATCTATCTGCTGCTGTTCTATAGAACGAAGGAATTTAAATATTTATATGGGGTTTTTAAACAAACGGTGGGAAGTTTCGTTATCAAATTTAGGGTAAATAAAAGATCGCGAACCTCTCAGGAATCTCAATAA
- a CDS encoding polysaccharide biosynthesis protein — protein MTYRQRIGLLILIDSFIVLTAVFFSQFLVNATVYVITMPIVMSSVTLLLSHHFFSFRYKLYRKAWQYASIGELMMIFKAVTFSIAVAAMVQLIVMKDVFIRLLSVTWMLHILLIGGSRFAWRIVRDTYMIDGSSKKRTLIVGAGSAGTMVARQLLNNCDSELLPTAFIDDDVKKQHLDILGIPVVGGVDQIEKQVQELAIENIVIAIPSLSKKQLNTIVAECAKTKVKTQTLPMLEDLMTGKVSVNQFRDVQVEDLLGREPVEMDIESISEDITNHVVLVTGAGGSIGSEICRQIAKFRPKALILLGHGENSIYSIEMELKDTYGNDLIQFVTEIADIQDAKKMMSIMGAYRPHVVYHAAAHKHVPLMERNPEEAVKNNLIGTLNVAKAASRFGVSTFVMISTDKAVNPTSVMGATKRLAEMVIQNMNNGSKTKFVAVRFGNVLGSRGSVIPRFKKQIAEGGPVTVTHPDMVRYFMTIPEASRLVIQAGALAEGGEIFVLDMGEPVKIVNLAQNLIRLSGHSIDDISIEFTGIRPGEKLFEELLKENEVHEQQVYPKIYIGKTADLYIEEIEQIIATYANLDKAALKEALLNLANNKVAAPKLMSIG, from the coding sequence TTGACGTATCGTCAAAGGATTGGGCTATTAATCCTGATCGATTCATTTATCGTGTTAACGGCTGTTTTCTTCAGCCAGTTTTTGGTGAATGCGACTGTGTATGTCATTACGATGCCAATTGTGATGAGCTCCGTGACTTTACTGCTGAGTCACCATTTTTTCTCGTTCCGCTACAAGCTGTATAGAAAAGCCTGGCAGTATGCCAGCATCGGCGAGCTCATGATGATTTTCAAGGCTGTCACCTTTTCGATTGCGGTTGCCGCAATGGTCCAGCTAATCGTCATGAAGGACGTTTTTATTCGGCTGTTGTCGGTGACCTGGATGCTGCATATCCTGCTGATCGGGGGCTCCCGGTTTGCCTGGCGAATCGTCAGGGATACTTATATGATTGATGGCTCCAGTAAAAAACGAACATTGATTGTCGGTGCCGGGTCCGCCGGTACGATGGTGGCCAGGCAGCTGCTGAATAATTGCGACTCGGAGCTACTGCCGACTGCCTTTATCGATGATGACGTGAAAAAGCAGCATCTCGATATTCTCGGCATTCCCGTAGTCGGCGGTGTCGATCAAATTGAGAAGCAAGTTCAGGAGCTTGCGATCGAGAATATTGTTATCGCCATTCCGTCGCTGAGCAAAAAACAACTGAACACCATCGTTGCCGAATGCGCAAAAACAAAAGTTAAAACCCAAACGCTCCCGATGCTGGAGGATTTGATGACCGGGAAGGTTTCGGTGAATCAATTCCGCGATGTGCAGGTGGAGGATTTGCTGGGCCGGGAGCCGGTCGAGATGGATATTGAGAGCATCTCCGAAGATATCACGAATCATGTGGTGCTGGTCACGGGCGCGGGCGGTTCCATCGGTTCGGAAATTTGCCGCCAAATTGCCAAATTCAGACCAAAGGCCTTGATTCTTCTAGGGCACGGGGAAAACAGCATTTATTCGATAGAAATGGAATTAAAGGATACATACGGGAATGATCTCATTCAGTTTGTGACCGAAATTGCGGATATCCAGGACGCTAAGAAAATGATGTCGATCATGGGCGCCTATCGGCCGCATGTCGTATACCATGCCGCAGCGCATAAGCATGTGCCGCTCATGGAGCGCAATCCGGAGGAGGCGGTCAAAAACAATTTGATCGGAACGTTGAACGTTGCCAAAGCGGCGAGCCGGTTCGGTGTGAGTACGTTTGTCATGATTTCTACCGATAAAGCTGTCAATCCGACCAGTGTTATGGGCGCGACCAAACGATTGGCCGAGATGGTCATCCAAAATATGAATAATGGGAGCAAAACCAAGTTCGTCGCGGTTCGTTTCGGGAACGTGCTGGGCAGTCGGGGCAGCGTCATTCCGCGGTTCAAGAAACAAATCGCCGAGGGTGGTCCGGTTACGGTCACGCATCCGGACATGGTCCGGTATTTCATGACGATTCCGGAAGCATCCCGACTGGTGATCCAAGCCGGCGCTTTGGCTGAAGGCGGAGAAATTTTTGTGCTGGATATGGGGGAGCCGGTCAAGATCGTCAATTTGGCTCAAAACCTGATCAGGCTTTCAGGCCATTCAATTGATGACATCAGCATCGAATTTACCGGAATCCGGCCGGGGGAAAAGCTTTTTGAGGAACTGCTGAAGGAAAATGAGGTCCATGAACAGCAGGTTTACCCGAAAATTTACATCGGGAAAACCGCAGATCTTTATATAGAGGAAATTGAACAAATCATCGCAACCTACGCGAATCTCGATAAAGCGGCGCTCAAAGAAGCATTGTTGAATTTGGCCAACAACAAAGTGGCTGCACCCAAATTAATGTCGATCGGATAA
- the galU gene encoding UTP--glucose-1-phosphate uridylyltransferase GalU: MRIKKAIIPAAGLGTRFLPATKAMPKEMLPIVDKPTIQYIVEEAVESGIEDILIVTGKGKRAIEDHFDNSFELERDLLEKRKYELLQEVQKSSSLVDIHYIRQKEPKGLGHAIWCARKFIGNEPFAVLLGDDIVSSDTPCLKQMINQYARCRSSVIGVQHVPDHEVSRYGIVDGDKIEERLYSVKHLVEKPRKEEAPSNLAILGRYILTPGIFDILSEQQPGAGGEIQLTDAIAELNRYESVYAYDFEGTRFDVGEKMGFIQTTIQFALKREDLRRGLLDYLSKVMEQEFKLQGQP, translated from the coding sequence ATGAGAATAAAAAAAGCGATCATTCCCGCCGCCGGTCTAGGCACCCGGTTTCTTCCGGCAACCAAGGCGATGCCCAAAGAAATGCTGCCGATTGTCGATAAGCCGACGATTCAATACATCGTTGAGGAAGCGGTGGAATCCGGAATCGAGGATATTCTGATTGTAACGGGAAAAGGCAAGAGGGCGATCGAGGACCACTTCGACAATTCCTTTGAGCTGGAGCGGGATTTATTGGAAAAACGCAAATACGAACTGCTGCAGGAGGTTCAAAAATCCTCCAGTCTAGTGGATATCCATTACATTCGCCAAAAAGAACCGAAGGGATTGGGGCATGCCATCTGGTGCGCCCGCAAGTTCATCGGAAATGAGCCGTTCGCCGTGCTGCTGGGGGATGACATTGTAAGCTCCGATACACCCTGCCTGAAGCAGATGATCAACCAATATGCACGCTGCCGCTCATCGGTAATCGGAGTGCAGCATGTACCCGATCATGAGGTTTCAAGATACGGCATTGTGGATGGAGACAAAATTGAAGAACGTTTATATAGCGTGAAGCATTTGGTTGAAAAGCCAAGGAAGGAAGAGGCGCCCTCGAATCTCGCGATTTTGGGGCGCTATATTCTTACTCCGGGGATTTTTGATATTCTAAGCGAGCAGCAGCCGGGAGCGGGCGGCGAAATTCAGCTTACGGATGCGATTGCCGAATTGAACCGCTATGAATCCGTTTATGCATACGATTTCGAGGGAACCCGGTTTGATGTCGGAGAGAAGATGGGATTTATTCAGACGACTATTCAATTTGCCCTCAAGCGCGAGGATTTAAGGCGCGGTCTGCTGGACTATCTTTCCAAAGTGATGGAGCAGGAATTCAAGTTGCAGGGGCAGCCATGA
- a CDS encoding glycosyltransferase family 4 protein → MISRDANGLAEVPKKVLFAATVDFHFAKFHLPYLKWFKERGWEVHVAANGELELPYVDKKHNLPIQRSPFKLQNAKAYSQLRSIIDSNAYGIIHCHTPMGGALARWAARAARRRGTKVLYTAHGFHFYNGSPLFNWLVYYPVEKALARYTDCLITINEEDYNLAVRYRFKAGRIEHVHGVGVNDQLFKPAQEAQKQELRTKFGYRPDEFLMFYAAEFNPNKNQQMLIQALALIQHQAPRIKLLLAGSGLLAAHCKALAAELGVENMVDFLGYRNDIKELLQMCDVAVASSYREGLPVNILEAMGCGLPIIASLNRGHRELVKDGVNGYLVSNGDSRQFADRMQQLSQSRALCKQMGDESLRRVKPFSLSQAGAELGRIYSHYVMEERDETESQYYSAYI, encoded by the coding sequence ATGATTTCCCGGGATGCGAACGGACTGGCGGAAGTGCCGAAAAAGGTATTGTTTGCAGCTACGGTGGATTTCCATTTCGCGAAGTTTCATCTGCCTTATTTAAAGTGGTTTAAAGAGCGGGGCTGGGAGGTTCACGTGGCTGCAAACGGGGAGCTCGAACTTCCATACGTCGATAAAAAGCACAATCTTCCCATTCAAAGATCGCCCTTTAAGCTGCAAAACGCGAAGGCTTACAGTCAGCTGAGGTCGATTATTGACAGCAACGCGTACGGGATCATCCACTGCCATACACCCATGGGCGGAGCGCTTGCCAGATGGGCCGCCAGAGCGGCGCGAAGGCGGGGGACCAAGGTGCTCTATACGGCGCATGGCTTTCACTTTTACAATGGCTCGCCGTTGTTTAACTGGCTGGTCTATTATCCGGTCGAAAAAGCGTTGGCCCGTTATACCGATTGCTTAATTACGATCAATGAAGAGGACTATAATTTGGCGGTTCGATACCGATTCAAGGCCGGGCGGATTGAACACGTGCACGGTGTAGGGGTAAACGATCAGCTTTTTAAACCGGCACAAGAAGCGCAAAAGCAGGAATTAAGGACGAAATTCGGGTATCGGCCGGATGAGTTCCTGATGTTTTATGCCGCCGAGTTCAATCCAAACAAAAATCAGCAGATGTTGATTCAAGCATTGGCGCTCATTCAGCATCAGGCGCCAAGAATAAAGCTGCTGCTGGCGGGCAGCGGGCTGTTGGCCGCCCATTGCAAAGCTTTGGCGGCCGAGCTCGGTGTGGAGAATATGGTTGATTTCCTCGGCTACCGGAACGATATCAAGGAATTGCTGCAGATGTGCGACGTTGCAGTAGCGTCAAGCTATCGCGAGGGTCTGCCCGTCAATATTCTGGAAGCCATGGGATGCGGGCTGCCGATCATCGCCAGCCTTAATAGAGGGCATCGGGAGCTAGTCAAGGATGGGGTCAACGGTTACTTGGTATCGAACGGAGACAGCAGGCAGTTTGCGGACCGGATGCAGCAGCTGAGTCAGTCCCGGGCGCTGTGCAAACAAATGGGAGATGAAAGCCTTCGCCGGGTCAAGCCATTTTCGCTTTCCCAAGCGGGGGCCGAGCTCGGCAGGATTTACTCGCATTACGTTATGGAGGAGCGGGATGAAACCGAAAGTCAGTATTATAGTGCCTATATATAA
- a CDS encoding glycosyltransferase family 2 protein, which yields MKPKVSIIVPIYNMERYLKRCLESLLSQSLDDIEVIAVNDGSTDASAEILHEFAARDGRLVVIHKPNGGVSSARNAGMAAARGEYLGFVDPDDWVDADMYKAMYELAVHRRADIVMCGYVREFGTHSKEKKFDLPEISTFRDQEIITSIMRRLVGPLNEEIAKPDFLDAWGTVWSKIYRAGMVKEQAVLFTDLSEVGTNEDSLFNIHACYYAKTFVFLNRPYYHYWRENTASVTSGYKPDLLRQWSTLYSLIESFLDEKKLHPDFYRALDNRKCLNTLGLGLNTISPDNQAILPEKLKKLNAILNDSQIQRSFRQLETERMPFVWRAFYFCAKGRFVIGFYFMLVAIDRLRKMIR from the coding sequence ATGAAACCGAAAGTCAGTATTATAGTGCCTATATATAATATGGAACGTTACTTGAAGCGCTGTTTGGAAAGCTTGCTATCGCAAAGCCTGGATGACATTGAGGTTATTGCCGTGAATGACGGGTCTACGGATGCAAGTGCGGAAATCCTGCATGAATTTGCGGCAAGAGACGGCCGACTGGTTGTCATCCATAAGCCGAACGGCGGAGTTTCCTCGGCAAGGAATGCAGGAATGGCAGCGGCGCGGGGGGAATATTTGGGATTCGTCGATCCCGATGATTGGGTAGATGCCGATATGTATAAAGCCATGTATGAATTGGCCGTTCACAGACGAGCCGATATCGTCATGTGCGGATACGTAAGGGAATTCGGCACACATTCCAAGGAGAAGAAGTTTGATCTCCCCGAGATCAGCACCTTCCGAGATCAGGAGATTATCACGAGCATCATGAGGCGGTTGGTCGGTCCGCTAAACGAGGAGATCGCAAAACCGGATTTTCTCGATGCCTGGGGCACCGTCTGGTCCAAGATTTACCGTGCCGGGATGGTTAAAGAGCAGGCCGTCCTGTTTACCGATCTAAGCGAGGTGGGCACGAATGAAGACTCGCTGTTCAACATTCACGCGTGTTATTACGCCAAAACATTCGTCTTTCTGAACAGGCCTTATTACCATTATTGGCGGGAAAACACCGCGTCGGTCACATCCGGTTACAAGCCCGATTTGCTGCGGCAGTGGTCGACGCTTTATAGCCTGATCGAAAGCTTCCTGGATGAAAAAAAGCTGCACCCGGACTTTTATAGGGCTCTGGATAATCGTAAATGCTTGAATACTCTGGGATTGGGACTGAATACGATCAGCCCGGACAATCAAGCGATCCTGCCGGAAAAACTCAAAAAACTGAATGCCATATTGAATGACAGTCAAATACAGCGGTCCTTCAGACAATTGGAAACGGAACGTATGCCGTTTGTTTGGAGGGCATTTTATTTTTGCGCCAAAGGCCGATTCGTCATCGGTTTTTATTTCATGCTGGTTGCCATTGACCGGCTCAGAAAGATGATCAGATAG
- a CDS encoding glycosyltransferase family 1 protein, which produces MEPIRILQVVTIMNRGGLETMLMNYYRQLDRGRIQFDFMVHRAEKGYYDDEILKLGGKIYRMPQIRPGNYRLYFRMLDEFFATHREYKVVHSHINENSSFVLRAAKRAGVPCRIAHSHLSDLGIDIKLPFRLYARFAMKDYPNRYFACSKKAGQWLFGKRKSDSNQITVLNNAVNVRDFKYDEALRNQAKLEFDAGDRLVIGHIGRFVKQKNHSFLLDVFKAVHDKRPDSLLIMIGDGPLRPAIEDKADQLGLTGNVRFLGVRADIPRLMQGMDLFLFPSLFEGLPVVLVEAQAAGLRCVVSDTITSETDVTGRLDFVSLKASPDAWADIILASSYEHKDTSGLLGRSGYDTAEMAKWLTRYYEENFMPEEANRDFVEAFR; this is translated from the coding sequence TTGGAGCCTATTCGCATCTTGCAGGTGGTTACCATAATGAACCGCGGCGGACTGGAAACGATGCTGATGAATTATTACCGGCAGTTGGACCGCGGCAGGATTCAATTCGATTTCATGGTTCATCGGGCGGAGAAGGGATACTATGACGATGAAATATTGAAATTGGGCGGCAAAATTTACCGAATGCCCCAGATCAGGCCCGGCAATTACCGGTTATATTTCCGAATGCTTGATGAATTTTTCGCCACCCATCGGGAATACAAGGTCGTGCATTCCCATATTAATGAAAACAGCAGTTTTGTGCTCCGCGCGGCGAAGCGGGCCGGGGTGCCGTGCCGGATCGCCCACAGTCATCTGAGCGATTTGGGAATCGATATCAAGCTGCCGTTTCGACTGTATGCCAGATTTGCAATGAAAGATTATCCGAACCGGTATTTCGCTTGTTCGAAAAAAGCCGGTCAATGGCTGTTCGGCAAAAGAAAATCCGATTCAAATCAGATCACCGTTCTGAACAATGCCGTGAATGTTAGAGACTTCAAATATGATGAGGCGCTTCGGAATCAAGCGAAGCTTGAATTTGACGCCGGAGATCGATTGGTTATCGGCCATATCGGCAGATTCGTCAAGCAGAAAAACCACAGTTTTCTGCTGGATGTTTTTAAAGCGGTGCATGACAAACGGCCCGACTCATTGCTTATCATGATAGGCGATGGCCCGCTTCGGCCTGCGATTGAGGATAAGGCGGATCAATTGGGTTTGACCGGCAACGTTCGATTTTTGGGTGTCAGGGCGGATATTCCCCGCTTGATGCAGGGGATGGACTTATTTTTGTTTCCATCGCTTTTCGAAGGCCTGCCCGTTGTTCTTGTGGAAGCTCAGGCCGCGGGCTTGAGATGCGTTGTATCGGATACGATTACAAGCGAAACCGATGTTACGGGCCGGTTGGATTTTGTAAGTCTGAAGGCATCACCGGACGCATGGGCCGATATCATCCTGGCGTCGTCCTATGAGCATAAAGACACATCCGGATTATTGGGCCGAAGCGGTTACGATACCGCTGAAATGGCGAAGTGGCTGACCCGATATTACGAGGAAAATTTCATGCCTGAAGAGGCAAATCGGGATTTTGTGGAGGCTTTCCGATGA